A single genomic interval of Candidatus Neomarinimicrobiota bacterium harbors:
- a CDS encoding 30S ribosomal protein THX — protein sequence MGKGDQRTRRGKLYRGSYGRTRRRKKPKRAMPPPPKPKKATEAKEE from the coding sequence ATGGGCAAGGGCGACCAGCGGACGCGTCGGGGAAAGCTGTATCGGGGCAGCTACGGCAGGACGCGGCGGCGCAAGAAGCCTAAGCGGGCCATGCCGCCGCCACCGAAGCCTAAGAAAGCCACCGAGGCGAAAGAAGAGTAG
- a CDS encoding cupin domain-containing protein — protein MSSPTRPHFIKNLGEVDEERHYLDQPAEKYRTRRRLGKATGAARIGVNYCRMRPGQVSSRFHYHTHEEEFLLVLEGQATLRVGEDCYEVGPGDAISLKAGGPAHQLLNRTEEDCIYLAVGMRDPADTVVYPDNKAV, from the coding sequence ATGTCTTCACCTACGCGGCCGCATTTTATCAAGAATCTCGGCGAGGTGGACGAGGAGCGCCACTACCTGGACCAGCCGGCGGAGAAGTACCGTACGCGGCGGCGCCTGGGCAAGGCCACAGGAGCCGCACGAATCGGAGTGAACTATTGTCGCATGCGCCCCGGGCAGGTTTCGTCGCGTTTTCACTACCATACCCACGAGGAAGAATTCCTGCTGGTTCTGGAGGGACAAGCGACGCTGCGGGTCGGCGAGGATTGTTATGAAGTGGGTCCCGGTGATGCCATCTCGTTAAAGGCGGGCGGCCCGGCGCACCAGCTTCTGAATCGGACTGAGGAGGACTGTATCTACCTGGCGGTGGGGATGCGTGATCCCGCAGATACGGTTGTCTATCCGGACAATAAGGCTGTCTGA
- a CDS encoding ZIP family metal transporter, translating to MTESVNIIWYGWTASLIAGLGTGVGALGIFLIRRLSAKTEDIMLSAAAGIMLAASFFSLLLPAIEYAEGQFRHTALAVTIVMSGLLLGALVLWMIHRFVPHEHFIAGVEGPAATVLRRIWLFIIAITLHNFPEGMAVGVGFAGGNVGNGISLATGIGLQNLPEGLAVAASLRAIDYPKRQAFLVALLTGLVEPVGGLVGSAAVWLAEPLMPWTLGFAAGAMLFIISDEIIPETHRGGYKHLATFALLLGFMVMMFLDITLA from the coding sequence ATGACGGAATCAGTGAATATCATCTGGTATGGCTGGACGGCCAGCCTGATTGCCGGCCTGGGGACCGGTGTCGGGGCACTCGGCATTTTCCTGATCAGGAGACTATCCGCTAAGACGGAAGACATCATGCTGAGTGCGGCGGCGGGGATCATGCTGGCCGCGTCGTTTTTTTCGCTACTGTTGCCCGCCATAGAATACGCGGAAGGCCAATTCCGGCACACGGCCCTGGCGGTGACGATCGTGATGAGCGGCCTGCTGCTCGGGGCGCTAGTGCTCTGGATGATCCATCGGTTCGTCCCGCACGAGCATTTCATAGCAGGGGTGGAGGGACCAGCGGCGACGGTACTGCGCCGTATCTGGCTGTTCATCATCGCGATCACGCTGCATAATTTTCCGGAGGGGATGGCGGTGGGCGTGGGCTTTGCCGGCGGCAATGTGGGCAACGGCATCTCGCTGGCCACCGGGATCGGTCTGCAGAACCTGCCGGAGGGACTGGCGGTGGCAGCGTCGCTGCGGGCGATCGACTACCCGAAAAGGCAGGCTTTCCTGGTGGCCCTGCTGACCGGGCTGGTGGAGCCGGTCGGGGGGCTGGTGGGGAGCGCTGCGGTCTGGCTGGCGGAGCCGCTGATGCCCTGGACCCTAGGCTTTGCGGCAGGGGCGATGCTGTTCATCATCAGTGACGAGATCATCCCCGAAACCCACCGTGGTGGATACAAACACCTGGCCACTTTCGCGCTGCTGCTGGGATTCATGGTCATGATGTTCCTGGACATAACGCTGGCCTAG